One Gossypium hirsutum isolate 1008001.06 chromosome A08, Gossypium_hirsutum_v2.1, whole genome shotgun sequence genomic window, TTCTCAACATCAAAAGTTAGTTTGTTGTAGTCAATAAAAAAGCCGGTTCTGTGTTGATCGGTGGCGACTTGTTTTCATAATTAAGATTTTGTTATCGACAGTCAGAATCGGGAAGCAGTGGTGTCAAGGACTGAAGCCATGGCGACTGTTAAGCGTTCGAATTCGAAAGGCATGTACTCGTGGTGGTGGAACAGTCACATAAGCCCTAAAAACTCTAGATGGCTCAAAGAGAATCTAACAGGTATTTGATCCTTGCTATGCAATTCGAAATGGATCCATATTATTGCCATTGTTACAACAATTTGATTTTTGCAAGAATCAATTATGTGATGAACTGTAAGCAGTTAACATCACTGAAAACGAGCATATAACCATGGTTTAGAAGCTTGATAAGTTACGTGATACCATGTTATACCACCATGTAAAGtgtatattcattttttttttggtgataaTGACTGTGTATTTTCCTCGGGTTTTTATAATATGCGTGATTGCGGTATTGAAATTTTCGATCTTTTGCTCCTGTATATTGACTACTGATATCTTCTGCTTGAACAGATATGGATACTAGAGTCAAGCAAATGATCAAGCTCATTGAAGAAGATGCTGATTCCTTTGCTAGGCGAGCAGAGATGTATTACAAGAAGCGGCCGGAGTTGATGAAATTGGTAGAAGAGTTTTATCGAGCATACCGTGCCTTGGCTGAAAGATATGATCATGCAACTGGGGTGCTTCGTCAGGCGCATCAAACCATGGCAGAAGCATTTCCAAACCAATTCGTAGATGACACACCAGGAGGTTCCGCTGCTGAAGTTGATCCCTCTACACCTGAGATGCAACCATCCGTACGTGCATTTTTGGAGCCTGATGAGCTGCAGAAGGACACTGTGGGACTCTCTTCACATGCTATCAAGAGAAATGGAGCGTTCACTGAAGAATCTGATTCAGCAAATTTCAGAAAGGGTCCTAAACAGTTCAATGATTCGTTTGGTTCTGAAGAAGCTATAAACCACGTCAAATTTGCAGAAGGAAGGGCAAGAGAAGACCTCAGCTTTAATGATATAGAGAAGGAATACAATGGGGGCTCCAATCTCCGAGAACGAGCGAGTAAAGCTGAGATGGAAATTGCAACCTTGAAGAAGACTCTTGCTAGGTTAGAAGCTGAAAAAGAAGCTGGCTTACTTGAGTACCAGCAGAGTTTGGATAGATTGTCTGCTCTTGAGAGTGAGGTCTCTCGTGCACAAGCAGATTCCCGGGGGCATAGTGAACAAGCAAGTAAAGCTGAAGCTGAAGTTCAGACTTTGAAGGATGCACTCGCCAAACTTGGGGCTGAAAGGGATGCTAATCTTGTTCAATACCAGCAGTGCTTGGAGAAAATAAATGATCTTGGGAACAGTATTTCTCATGCTCAAAAGGAAGCTGCAGAACTGAATGAACGAGCTAGTAAAGCTGAAATCGAAGCTCAAGCCTTAAAGCAGGACCTTGCTCGTGTAGAAGCTGAAAAGGAGGATGCTCTAGCTCAATATAAGCAGTGTTCGGAGATGGTAAGCAATCTGGAAGAAAAATTATTGAATGCTGAAGATAGTGCCAGAAGGATGACTGAACGAGCTGAGAAAGCTGAAAGCGAACTAGAAACTTTGAAGCAAGTAGTTATTGAGCTGACAAAAGATAAGGAAGCAGCTGCTCTTCGATACCAGCAGTGCTTAGAGACGATTTCCAGCCTGGAAAAGAAACTTGCTTGTGCCCAGGAGGAGACTCAAAGGCTCAACAATGAGATAGATGATGCGGCTGCGAAGTTAAAAGGTGCTGAAGAAAGGTGTGATCTGTTGGACAGAACGAATCAGAGTCTGCATGCTGAATTGGAGTCTATGGCGCAAACGATTGGGGACCAAAATAGAGAACTAACAGAAAAGCAGGAGGAGTTGGGGAGACTTTGGACCTCCGTACAAGAGGAACACTTGAGATTTATGGAGGCCGAAACTGCATTTCAAACTCTTCAGCATCTGCACTCTCAATCTCAGGAAGAACTAAGAGCTATGGCCGCAGAGATTCAGAATAGGGCTCAAATTTTACAGGACATTGAAACTCGTAATCATGGTTTGGAGGATGAACTACAGAGAGTCAAGGAAGAGAGTAAAGGCTTGAATGAAATCAATTTAAGTTCAGCAATGTCCATCAAGAATTTGCAAGATGAAATCTTAAGCTTAAGGGAGACTATATCAAAACTTGATGCTGAGGTTGAACTTAGAGTGGATCAGAGGAATGCTCTTCAACAAGAAATTTACTGTTTGAAAGAGGAACTCATTGACTTTAACAAGAGACACAAGGATATGACAGGGCAGTTGGAGTTGGTTTGCTTAAGTCCGGAAAACTTTGCATCATCCGTGAAGGAATTGCAGGAAGAGAACACAAAGCTAAAAGATATCAGCAAAAAGGACGGTGATGAAAAGATGGTGCTCCTAGAGAAGTTGAAAATCATGGAGGAACTTAATGAGAAAAATGCCCTTTTGGAGAATTCCCTCTCGGATTTGAATATTGAGCTAGAAGGTGTTCGGGGGAAAGTAAAGACATTGGAAGAATCTTATCAATCTCTTTCGGAAGAGAAATCCATCCTTGTTGTAGAGAAGGGCACACTCATTTCTCAGCTACAGATTGCTACTGAGAATCTGGAGAAGCTTACAGAGAAGAATAACTTTATGGAGAATTCCCTTTTTGATTCTAATGCCGAACTTGAACAATTGAGGATAAAATTAACAGGCTTAGAAAATTCATGCTTGTTGCTTGGTGACGACAAGTCTGGCCTGATAACGGAGAGAGAAGGTTTGATCTCTCAGTTGGATGTAAGGCAGAAAAGGCTGGAAGATTTAGAAAAAAGATACCAGGGATTGGAAGAAAAATATGGAGGTCTGGAGAAAGAGAGAGAATCAACAGTTCGTGAAGTAGAAGAGCTACAAAAGTCTCTAGAGGCAGAGAAGCAAGAACATGCTAGTATTTTGTGTCTGAATGAAACCCAAATAACTGCTTTGGAATCTCAGATCCATTTTCTACAACAGGAAAGTCAGCGCTGGAAGAAAGAATATGAAGAGGAACTGCACAAGGCCATGAATTCTCAGGTAGAAATTTTTGTCTTGCAGAAATGTGCACAAGACCTGGAAGAGAAAAATTTATCCCTTTTGCTCGAGTGTAGGAAACTCTTGGAAGCTTCCAAAGTATCAGAAAAACTTATCTCAGAATTGGAGCTTGGAAATTCCGAAAAGCAGATAGTGATACAATCTGTATGTGACCAAATTAGCTTACTCAGGATGGGGCTTTATCAGATGTTGAGAGTTCTTGAGATTGATGCTATTCATGGCTATGATGATAAAACCAAACTAGACCAATCAGTTATTGACTGTGTATTTGGCCGATTCCACGAGATGCTAAATTCACTTATGAAGTCCCTAGATGAAAATCAACAATTTGTAATTGAGAATTCGGTTCTTATTGTACTGCTCAGGCAACAGAAACTAGAGGCAGAAAATCTTGTTACAGAGAAGAAAAAAGAGGTTAAACTTTGGGAAACTCAGGCCATTGCATTGTTTGGTGAGCTACAGATTTCGGCTGTCCGTGAAGTATTTTTCGAACAGAAGGTTCACGAGGTCATTAAGGAATGTGAAATCCTTGAAAGTAGAAGTATTTCCAAAGCTGCGGAGTTAGAAGCACTGGAAAGAAGTGTTCGAATCATGGAACATGAGAACGGACGGATTGAAGCTCAGCTGTCAGCATATAAATCCACTATTGTTTCTCTTTTGGACAGCGTTACATCTTTGGAGACTCGAACTCTCTTGCATCCTAAACTTCCAACAGATTGTGATGAACAAGTAAAGGTAATAACTACTGACTGTATGTTTGCATATGACTTCATAATCTACTTTATAACTTTTAATAAACGAAAGCAAGATTGCCTTCTTCGTGCTATTTGATTGAATGCATAACCTCAGTTCTAATCCAACTACATATTCTTGTGACCTGTATGAGCATCCAATGGTTTATTTAAACTAGCAATTGATATTGCTGCTTTCCATGGTTTTATATTCAATTTTTGACTGCAAATATACGTCTCTAGTTCTCCAAGTTTGCATCAGCATGCATTTATTAGTATGATTTTATAAAACTTCTTGTTTCCAATGAGAAAGctatttagtatttatgttgaATTAATGTTGAGACACCACTTTTGCTGTTACTTTTTTGGGGCCCTGTTAGTCACTTCTGTGCAGTGAATTTCACATGCTTTTTTAAGTACTTGTTTTCTTGATCTGTATTAATGGAATATGTGGtttcgagtttttttttttgcttctgcAAGGCCTAGATATTGCATATAGTATTACCGAGATGTTTTGCGATATAAATGGAGCCTTCTTGTCTGTAAATTATTCATTTGTGTTAGTAGTGCCTTGGATCTTGGATGGTATCAGCTGTGATGCTCGTACTTATAATTGTCTTGTTTTCCAGGATTTGAATCTGAGGACTGACTTGCATGCTGAAAACTGTCAACAAGCAAGTGAAGATCAAATTGCCTTGGTTCCGGATGGCTTTTCGGACTTGCAGGGTATCCCTACGAGAATTAGAGCTATTGAAAAAGCGGTGATGGAAATGGAAAAGGTTGCAATGCTGGAAAACTCGAATCTCAATTCCAAACTAGAGGCTGCAATGAAACAGATTGAAGAACTAAGCTCACGTCAAGAAAGCATCGGACC contains:
- the LOC107936493 gene encoding protein NETWORKED 1D, whose protein sequence is MATVKRSNSKGMYSWWWNSHISPKNSRWLKENLTDMDTRVKQMIKLIEEDADSFARRAEMYYKKRPELMKLVEEFYRAYRALAERYDHATGVLRQAHQTMAEAFPNQFVDDTPGGSAAEVDPSTPEMQPSVRAFLEPDELQKDTVGLSSHAIKRNGAFTEESDSANFRKGPKQFNDSFGSEEAINHVKFAEGRAREDLSFNDIEKEYNGGSNLRERASKAEMEIATLKKTLARLEAEKEAGLLEYQQSLDRLSALESEVSRAQADSRGHSEQASKAEAEVQTLKDALAKLGAERDANLVQYQQCLEKINDLGNSISHAQKEAAELNERASKAEIEAQALKQDLARVEAEKEDALAQYKQCSEMVSNLEEKLLNAEDSARRMTERAEKAESELETLKQVVIELTKDKEAAALRYQQCLETISSLEKKLACAQEETQRLNNEIDDAAAKLKGAEERCDLLDRTNQSLHAELESMAQTIGDQNRELTEKQEELGRLWTSVQEEHLRFMEAETAFQTLQHLHSQSQEELRAMAAEIQNRAQILQDIETRNHGLEDELQRVKEESKGLNEINLSSAMSIKNLQDEILSLRETISKLDAEVELRVDQRNALQQEIYCLKEELIDFNKRHKDMTGQLELVCLSPENFASSVKELQEENTKLKDISKKDGDEKMVLLEKLKIMEELNEKNALLENSLSDLNIELEGVRGKVKTLEESYQSLSEEKSILVVEKGTLISQLQIATENLEKLTEKNNFMENSLFDSNAELEQLRIKLTGLENSCLLLGDDKSGLITEREGLISQLDVRQKRLEDLEKRYQGLEEKYGGLEKERESTVREVEELQKSLEAEKQEHASILCLNETQITALESQIHFLQQESQRWKKEYEEELHKAMNSQVEIFVLQKCAQDLEEKNLSLLLECRKLLEASKVSEKLISELELGNSEKQIVIQSVCDQISLLRMGLYQMLRVLEIDAIHGYDDKTKLDQSVIDCVFGRFHEMLNSLMKSLDENQQFVIENSVLIVLLRQQKLEAENLVTEKKKEVKLWETQAIALFGELQISAVREVFFEQKVHEVIKECEILESRSISKAAELEALERSVRIMEHENGRIEAQLSAYKSTIVSLLDSVTSLETRTLLHPKLPTDCDEQVKDLNLRTDLHAENCQQASEDQIALVPDGFSDLQGIPTRIRAIEKAVMEMEKVAMLENSNLNSKLEAAMKQIEELSSRQESIGPKKHMNARREGRELSHGLGNNVRMPRPTSEISEEDNDMMTKDIMLDQISESTSYGLSRRETEETLESWETNKHDVRADSKFGKARKGHKGKSPTESLVKELIVDEEGSKRFKEPYRQGSKRNILERLDSDAQKLANLQITVQDLKKKVEITEKGKKGKGIDYGTVKEQLEEAEEAIMKLVDANRKLMTQVEDGSQYPDGKSALESDVSGSVRKQRVSEQAQRGSEKIGRLQLEVQKLQFLLLQLDDEKGNRGQARVTDRKKRVILQDYLYGGVRNMQKKKKAPFCACVKPATKGD